Proteins co-encoded in one Bacillus infantis NRRL B-14911 genomic window:
- the panB gene encoding 3-methyl-2-oxobutanoate hydroxymethyltransferase gives MKQTTDFSKMKEKNEKIAMLTAYDYPAARQAEKAGIDMILVGDSLGMTVLGYESTIPVTMEDMIHHGKAVKRGAANTFIVIDMPFMSYHLPERDTLLNAARLIQETGAMAVKLEGGEEVADKIRSITKAGIPVCAHLGLTPQSVGVLGGYKVQGKDAEAARKLICEAKRCEEAGAFALVLECVPKQLAEDISSILTIPVIGIGAGAGTDGQVLVYHDLLSYGTERIAKFVKRYANMDEEAEKGLKAYITEVKAGIFPAGEHSYTMKEEELAGLYGGKS, from the coding sequence ATGAAGCAAACTACAGATTTTTCAAAGATGAAGGAAAAGAATGAAAAAATCGCGATGCTGACTGCCTATGATTATCCGGCAGCCAGGCAGGCAGAAAAAGCCGGAATCGATATGATCCTTGTCGGAGATTCGCTTGGCATGACCGTATTGGGATATGAATCGACCATCCCGGTGACGATGGAAGATATGATTCACCATGGGAAAGCGGTAAAAAGAGGGGCGGCCAATACTTTTATTGTCATTGATATGCCCTTTATGAGCTATCATCTCCCTGAACGTGATACCCTCCTGAATGCAGCCAGGCTGATTCAGGAAACAGGAGCGATGGCAGTGAAGCTTGAAGGCGGGGAAGAGGTCGCTGACAAGATAAGAAGCATAACGAAAGCAGGCATCCCTGTATGCGCCCACCTTGGCCTTACTCCCCAGTCAGTGGGGGTTCTTGGAGGGTATAAAGTCCAGGGGAAAGATGCTGAAGCAGCCAGGAAGCTGATCTGCGAGGCTAAAAGGTGTGAAGAGGCGGGTGCTTTTGCGCTTGTGCTAGAATGTGTGCCAAAACAGCTTGCTGAAGATATCTCCTCTATCCTGACGATTCCAGTCATCGGAATCGGGGCGGGAGCAGGGACTGATGGGCAGGTCCTTGTCTATCACGATCTGCTGTCGTACGGGACAGAAAGAATTGCGAAGTTCGTCAAACGGTATGCAAACATGGATGAAGAAGCGGAAAAGGGCCTGAAAGCTTATATCACTGAAGTGAAGGCAGGAATCTTCCCGGCCGGAGAGCACAGCTATACGATGAAAGAGGAAGAGCTGGCAGGACTTTATGGAGGAAAATCATGA
- a CDS encoding biotin--[acetyl-CoA-carboxylase] ligase: protein MQSELRKKLLAAFTESNGEYLSGQYLADLIGCSRTAVWKHIEELRRDGFELEAVRRKGYRIVKTTEKVTADEIRLGLKTSLLGTEIHYEESVDSTQKIAHRLAYDDAPEGTIVVAEEQLNGRGRMDRKWHSPKYTGIWMSVILRPEIPLPRAPQLTLLAAVAVVQSIEECTALSPQIKWPNDILIGGKKVTGILTELQAEADRIFSIIIGIGINVNQQLEDYPEELRGTATSLAIEKGGNLSRAELVRVVLQKLENLYKLYMEKGFYPIRLLWESYAVSIGKQITARTISGSISGKALGITEEGVLRIEDEAGEIHHVYSADIELDS from the coding sequence GTGCAATCAGAGCTGAGGAAAAAATTGCTTGCCGCCTTTACGGAGAGCAATGGGGAATATTTGTCCGGCCAATATCTGGCAGACCTGATCGGCTGCTCCAGGACGGCCGTCTGGAAGCATATCGAAGAGTTGAGGCGCGATGGATTTGAGCTTGAAGCCGTAAGAAGGAAAGGCTACCGGATTGTGAAGACAACAGAGAAGGTGACTGCAGATGAAATCCGCCTTGGTCTGAAAACCAGCTTGCTCGGTACCGAAATCCATTATGAAGAAAGTGTGGATTCGACACAGAAAATCGCCCACAGGCTCGCCTATGATGACGCACCCGAGGGCACGATCGTAGTGGCGGAAGAACAGCTTAACGGCAGGGGAAGGATGGACAGGAAATGGCATTCCCCGAAATATACAGGAATATGGATGAGTGTCATCCTCCGGCCGGAAATCCCGCTCCCGCGAGCTCCGCAGCTGACTCTACTTGCAGCAGTTGCCGTCGTCCAGTCCATTGAGGAATGCACGGCCCTTTCCCCGCAGATCAAATGGCCCAATGATATTCTCATTGGAGGCAAGAAGGTCACTGGCATCCTGACAGAATTGCAGGCGGAAGCCGACCGCATTTTTTCAATCATTATCGGGATCGGCATCAATGTGAACCAGCAGCTTGAGGATTATCCGGAGGAGCTGAGGGGCACAGCCACTTCCCTGGCGATAGAAAAGGGCGGGAACCTCTCGAGGGCAGAGCTGGTCAGGGTTGTCCTGCAGAAATTGGAGAATTTGTACAAGCTTTATATGGAAAAAGGCTTCTACCCGATCCGCCTCCTTTGGGAAAGCTATGCTGTCAGCATTGGGAAGCAGATCACTGCCAGGACGATATCAGGCAGCATCAGCGGGAAAGCATTGGGCATCACCGAGGAAGGCGTGCTGAGAATAGAAGATGAGGCAGGAGAGATACACCATGTCTACTCTGCTGATATTGAACTGGACTCATGA